Proteins encoded within one genomic window of Brassica rapa cultivar Chiifu-401-42 chromosome A09, CAAS_Brap_v3.01, whole genome shotgun sequence:
- the LOC103837423 gene encoding protein NRT1/ PTR FAMILY 2.11 has translation MERKSLEVESMDHQKLSSAVYDGSVTAVDSVKEDVQETKVVYRGWKVMPYIIGNETFEKLGIIGTLSNLLVYLTSVFNMKSVTAATIITAFAGTVNFGTFVAAFLCDTYFGRYKTLTVAVLACFLGSLAILLTAAVPQLHPAPCGTASSCIGPSGGQIAFLLMGLGILVVGAGGIRPCNLAFGADQFNPKSGSGKRGIDSFFNWYFFTFTFAQILSLTVVVYVQSNVSWTIGLTIPVVLMFLASVIFFAGAKLYVKIEASGSPLASIAHVITAAIKKHRLEPVEQPWLNLYNYYPSKYANAKLKYTQQFRFLDKAAILTPEDKLEADGKPVNPWNLCTMQQVEEVKCIMRVLPIWFASSIYYLTMAQQMTYPVFQALQSDRRLGSGGFMIPAATYVVFLMTGMTLFIIFYDRVLVPTLKRITGIETGITLLQRIGAGIFFAFLSLIVSGFVEERRRTLALTQPTLGLAPRKGEISSMSAMWLIPQLVLAGIADAFGAIGQMEFYYKQFPENMRSFAGSIFYVGGGVSSYISSFLITTVHRMTQNSAGGNWLAEDLNKGRLDYFYFLLAGILAVNFAYFLVMARWYRYKGSDDEETSYETSGDIIKEQDKNKV, from the exons ATGGAGAGAAAGTCTCTAGAAGTCGAGTCTATGGATCACCAAAAACTTTCCTCCGCCGTGTACGATGGCTCTGTTACGGCCGTTGATTCTGTTAAAGAAGATGTTCAGGAGACCAAAGTCGTTTATAGAGGCTGGAAAGTCATGCCTTACATCATTG GAAATGAGACATTTGAGAAGCTTGGGATCATTGGAACACTATCAAACCTTCTGGTTTATTTAACTTCTGTCTTCAACATGAAGAGTGTCACAGCTGCAACAATCATCACTGCCTTTGCTGGCACAGTCAACTTCGGAACTTTCGTCGCTGCTTTCCTTTGCGACACTTACTTCGGTCGATACAAGACTCTTACCGTTGCGGTCCTCGCCTGTTTTCTT GGATCACTTGCGATACTATTGACTGCTGCAGTCCCACAGCTACATCCAGCCCCATGCGGCACAGCGAGCTCGTGTATCGGGCCAAGTGGTGGCCAGATAGCGTTTCTACTGATGGGTCTTGGGATTCTTGTCGTGGGAGCAGGAGGGATTAGACCGTGCAATCTAGCTTTCGGAGCTGATCAGTTTAATCCGAAGAGCGGGTCAGGGAAGAGAGGGATTGATAGTTTCTTCAACTGGTACTTCTTTACCTTCACTTTCGCGCAGATCTTGTCTCTGACAGTAGTTGTCTATGTCCAGTCTAATGTCAGTTGGACCATCGGTTTAACCATCCCGGTTGTTCTAATGTTCTTGGCCTCCGTGATTTTCTTTGCGGGTGCTAAGTTGTATGTTAAGATCGAAGCCTCAGGTAGTCCATTGGCTAGCATAGCTCATGTTATAACGGCTGCTATCAAGAAACACAGGTTAGAGCCAGTGGAACAGCCTTGGCTGAACCTTTACAACTACTACCCATCAAAATACGCAAACGCCAAGCTCAAATACACCCAACAATTCAG GTTTCTCGACAAGGCGGCGATCTTGACTCCTGAAGACAAGTTGGAGGCTGATGGTAAGCCTGTGAATCCGTGGAATCTATGTACAATGCAACAAGTTGAAGAAGTGAAGTGCATCATGAGAGTGCTTCCTATATGGTTTGCTTCATCGATCTACTACTTAACCATGGCGCAACAAATGACTTATCCTGTCTTCCAAGCTCTCCAGAGTGATCGTCGCCTAGGCTCCGGAGGTTTCATGATCCCGGCAGCCACCTATGTTGTCTTCTTGATGACTGGCATGACcctcttcatcatattttatgaCCGTGTCTTGGTTCCTACATTAAAAAGAATAACCGGTATAGAGACGGGTATAACGCTCTTGCAAAGAATTGGAGCCGGGATTTTTTTCGCCTTTTTAAGCTTAATTGTCTCTGGTTTCGTCGAGGAACGTAGGAGAACTTTAGCACTAACTCAACCGACACTCGGTTTAGCGCCACGGAAGGGAGAAATCTCCTCAATGTCGGCTATGTGGCTGATTCCGCAGCTTGTACTTGCTGGAATAGCCGACGCGTTTGGAGCTATTGGACAGATGGAGTTTTACTACAAGCAGTTCCCTGAGAACATGAGGAGTTTCGCTGGTTCTATCTTTTACGTAGGAGGAGGAGTTTCGAGTTACATCAGTAGCTTCTTGATCACAACGGTTCACAGGATGACGCAGAACTCGGCGGGTGGTAATTGGTTAGCTGAGGATTTGAACAAAGGGAGATTGGATTACTTCTATTTCTTGTTAGCTGGAATCTTGGCAGTTAATTTTGCTTACTTCTTGGTGATGGCAAGATGGTATAGGTACAAAGGAAGTGATGATGAAGAGACAAGTTATGAAACCAGTGGAGATATCATCAAAGAACAAGACAAGAACAAAGTCTGA